From the genome of Geobacter sp. SVR, one region includes:
- a CDS encoding catalase: protein MKDKKTIGNVGHSKGKTSSPAIGESHRGTGDELHQIAGREHPQLTTNQGIAVPDNQNSLRANTRGPTLLEDFILREKIMHFDHERIPERIVHARGTGVHGFFELTDSLQQYTTAKLLTETGEKTPVFVRFSTVAGGAGSVDTPRDVRGFAVKFYTKEGNWDLVSNNIPVFFIQDAIKFPDLIHAVKMEPDRGFPQSATAHDTFWDFISLTPESMHMVMWIMSDRTIPRSLRMIEGFGVHSFRLVNQAGESTFVKFHWRPKLGLQSTVWDEAIKIAGADPDFHRRDMFEAIEAGNFPEWEFGVQLFTQEEADKFPFDHLDATKLIPEELVPLRVIGRLVLDRWPNNFFAETEQVAFCPANIVPGIDFSNDPLLQGRLFSYLDTQLSRLGSPNFHQIPINAPKCPFANNQRDGHMQMMQPAGRVAYEPNTLSGTSPRETPASGFRSARVSEAGDKGRIRAESFADHYSQARQFYLSQSAPEQTHIASALVFELSKVDHRHVREAMIGHLRHIEEDLAKRVAAGLALEPLPEAPAAAAPVQKLQPSPALQIIGKMKDTLMGRAIGILIADGSDGAAIEKIVKAAKDAGATVKIVAPKVGGAKLADGSMLAADGQLAGTPSVLFDAVAVILSEQGAKELTRESAAADFVHNAFGHLKAIAVDSGGRELLKTATVGQDAGIVDANDTKAFIAAAKTRQWEREPLVRIVP, encoded by the coding sequence ATGAAAGATAAGAAAACTATCGGTAACGTTGGGCATTCCAAAGGCAAAACAAGCTCCCCCGCCATCGGAGAGTCGCACCGAGGCACCGGGGACGAGCTGCATCAGATTGCCGGGAGAGAGCACCCCCAGCTCACCACCAATCAGGGAATAGCGGTTCCCGATAATCAGAACTCGCTCAGGGCCAATACCCGCGGTCCCACGCTGCTGGAGGATTTTATCCTGCGCGAGAAAATCATGCATTTCGACCACGAGCGTATTCCCGAGCGGATCGTGCATGCCCGGGGTACCGGAGTGCACGGATTTTTCGAGCTGACCGATTCGCTGCAGCAGTACACGACCGCAAAACTACTCACCGAAACAGGGGAAAAAACGCCGGTATTTGTCCGTTTCTCCACTGTGGCGGGCGGGGCCGGCTCGGTGGATACTCCCCGTGACGTGCGCGGGTTTGCGGTCAAGTTTTACACCAAGGAGGGCAACTGGGATCTGGTCAGCAACAATATCCCGGTCTTCTTCATCCAGGACGCCATCAAGTTCCCGGACCTAATTCATGCGGTGAAAATGGAACCGGACCGGGGCTTCCCCCAATCGGCCACGGCCCACGACACCTTCTGGGACTTCATTTCCCTGACCCCGGAATCGATGCACATGGTGATGTGGATCATGTCCGACCGCACCATCCCCCGCTCGCTGAGGATGATAGAAGGTTTCGGGGTGCACAGTTTCCGTCTGGTCAATCAGGCGGGAGAGTCGACCTTTGTCAAGTTTCACTGGCGGCCCAAGCTGGGTCTGCAGTCAACGGTCTGGGACGAGGCAATCAAGATCGCCGGAGCTGATCCGGACTTCCACCGTCGTGACATGTTCGAGGCCATTGAAGCGGGCAATTTCCCCGAGTGGGAATTCGGGGTTCAACTGTTCACGCAGGAGGAAGCGGACAAATTCCCCTTCGATCATTTGGACGCCACCAAGCTGATTCCGGAAGAACTGGTGCCCTTGCGGGTCATCGGCCGCCTGGTGCTGGACCGCTGGCCGAATAATTTCTTCGCCGAAACCGAACAGGTGGCCTTCTGCCCGGCCAATATCGTGCCCGGCATCGATTTCTCGAACGATCCGCTCCTGCAGGGGCGCCTGTTCTCCTATCTGGATACGCAGCTTTCGCGCCTGGGCTCCCCCAATTTCCACCAGATCCCGATCAACGCGCCCAAATGCCCGTTTGCCAACAACCAGCGCGACGGGCACATGCAGATGATGCAACCGGCCGGCCGGGTGGCCTACGAGCCCAATACCCTCTCCGGCACCTCGCCTCGCGAAACACCGGCCAGCGGCTTCCGCAGCGCCCGGGTCTCCGAAGCCGGCGACAAGGGGCGCATCCGGGCCGAAAGCTTTGCTGACCACTACAGCCAGGCACGACAGTTCTATCTCAGCCAAAGCGCGCCTGAGCAGACGCACATCGCCTCGGCGCTGGTATTCGAACTTTCAAAGGTCGACCACCGCCATGTGCGTGAGGCAATGATCGGCCATCTACGCCATATCGAGGAAGATCTGGCCAAACGGGTCGCCGCAGGGCTGGCCCTCGAACCCCTGCCCGAGGCCCCGGCGGCCGCAGCACCGGTGCAGAAGCTGCAGCCCTCTCCTGCACTGCAGATCATCGGCAAAATGAAAGACACGCTGATGGGGCGCGCCATCGGAATCCTGATCGCGGACGGTTCGGACGGCGCCGCTATCGAGAAGATTGTCAAGGCCGCAAAGGATGCCGGTGCCACCGTGAAAATCGTGGCCCCCAAAGTGGGGGGAGCGAAGCTTGCCGATGGTTCGATGCTGGCGGCTGACGGGCAACTGGCCGGGACGCCGTCGGTGCTGTTCGATGCGGTTGCGGTCATCCTGTCCGAACAAGGCGCCAAGGAGCTGACACGGGAAAGCGCTGCCGCAGACTTCGTGCACAATGCCTTCGGCCACCTCAAGGCCATTGCCGTTGACTCAGGGGGCCGGGAACTGCTGAAAACGGCCACTGTGGGACAGGATGCAGGAATCGTGGATGCGAACGATACAAAGG